Sequence from the Candidatus Margulisiibacteriota bacterium genome:
TAAACATACCCCCTTTTTAAATAACTACTAACATATTATACAGCATATATTCTATGTGTCAAATATTAAAAAATATTTGACAAAAGATATACTAAAAAATAGAGGTAGTCCGCATGAATGACATCCAGCAACTCAAAGAGCATATTGGCCAGCGGCTGAAAGATTTAAGAACCCAAAAAGGGTTTACTCTGGAATATGTGAGTTTGGATTTGGATATATCTTTTTCTAATTATCTTTATATGGAAAAAGGCACGCGCGGCGCGCCCAAGCTGGAAATGCTTTGCAAACTGGCGGATTTTTACGGCGTGCCAGTGGATTATTTCTTTCAAGACTATGCGCCAACCAGTCGACATCCTTTGCCGCAACGCAATATTACCGAAAGAAAATTATTATCCGAGTTCCGCAAATTAAATCTTGAGAAAAAAAACCTAGCCGTCCGCGTGCTGAGAGTGTTCGGGCGGGACTAACGGCGGTATTTTGGCAACACAGAAATTATAAATATTTTGCGCTTTTTGTATGGCGCTTTTAGCGTTTAGCTCATCGGTTTCTAATTCATTGGG
This genomic interval carries:
- a CDS encoding helix-turn-helix domain-containing protein, with the protein product MNDIQQLKEHIGQRLKDLRTQKGFTLEYVSLDLDISFSNYLYMEKGTRGAPKLEMLCKLADFYGVPVDYFFQDYAPTSRHPLPQRNITERKLLSEFRKLNLEKKNLAVRVLRVFGRD